The following proteins are encoded in a genomic region of Pyramidobacter porci:
- a CDS encoding creatininase family protein encodes MLLMKEMNFVDYRAEVAKTRAIILPVGAFEVWGPHLPVGADTLVAEEIANRISEKIGWVVGPSVPVGYSESLFAPEGGTITVRPESLRNYLYDIVESLAETGVKRFCFVGPHLGNVPIITEIATHLRRTRNVKCCLIDWWRIIQPICKGILKYDGRPAHAHAAEAGTSTFMYLRPDLVKAERLKDVGLAANEYPDIPQFAPFVETYPEAHVGDPTPASAEKGEQIVGKTVERVVEFLKQWH; translated from the coding sequence ATGCTGTTGATGAAAGAGATGAACTTTGTTGATTACCGTGCCGAGGTTGCCAAAACTCGCGCGATAATTCTTCCGGTTGGCGCATTCGAGGTCTGGGGGCCGCATCTTCCTGTCGGCGCCGATACGCTGGTGGCCGAAGAAATCGCCAATCGTATTTCCGAAAAGATTGGCTGGGTCGTTGGCCCTTCGGTTCCCGTTGGCTATTCGGAGAGTCTTTTTGCGCCTGAAGGCGGTACGATTACGGTTCGCCCCGAATCGCTGCGCAATTATCTTTATGACATTGTCGAGAGCCTTGCGGAAACGGGAGTGAAGCGTTTCTGTTTTGTTGGGCCGCATCTGGGCAACGTGCCCATCATTACCGAGATCGCCACGCATCTGCGCCGTACCAGGAACGTGAAGTGCTGTCTGATCGACTGGTGGCGGATCATTCAGCCCATTTGCAAGGGCATTCTCAAGTATGACGGCCGGCCTGCCCACGCTCATGCCGCTGAGGCCGGCACCTCCACGTTTATGTATCTGCGTCCCGACCTGGTCAAGGCCGAGCGTCTGAAGGACGTGGGGCTTGCCGCCAACGAATATCCCGATATTCCTCAGTTCGCTCCCTTTGTGGAAACGTATCCCGAGGCCCACGTAGGGGATCCCACGCCGGCCAGCGCGGAAAAAGGCGAACAGATCGTCGGCAAAACAGTGGAGCGTGTGGTCGAGTTCCTCAAGCAATGGCATTAA